A stretch of Brassica napus cultivar Da-Ae chromosome C6, Da-Ae, whole genome shotgun sequence DNA encodes these proteins:
- the LOC106364572 gene encoding probable delta-aminolevulinic acid dehydratase 2, chloroplastic encodes MTSSMFRSPCKIPTMKGFEQKSYLSLKAASYNVRINPFRRTEVSCQLQGIDSSMKWPVIAHEEVLVKRKPAEPVIHQPLHLSKRARRNRKSPTQRAAFQETNISPDNFIYPVFIHQGEVDIPIKTMPGRYMLGWRHGLIEEVAKARDVGVNSIMLYPKVPDTLKSPIGEEAFNDNGLVQRTVGLLKDRFPDLVIYTDVNFDEYSSSGHGGIIGEDGVILNDETIHQLRKQAVSQARAGADVVCTSEMLDGRVGAVRAALDAKGFHHVSIMSYSVKYTSSLYGRFRKVQLDKKTYQINPANSREALMEAREDEAEGADILMVKPALPSLDIIRLLKDQTLLPIGACQVSGEYSMIKAAGLLKMIDEEKVMMESLICLRRAGADLILTYFALQAATILCGEN; translated from the exons ATGACGTCGTCTATGTTTAGATCTCCTTGCAAAATTCCGACAATGAAAGGGTTTGAACAGAAGAGCTACTTGAGCCTGAAAGCAGCATCGTATAACGTGAGAATCAATCCTTTCCGACGAACAGAAGTTTCTTGTCAACTGCAAGGGATCGACTCCTCCATGAAATGGCCGGTAATTGCTCACGAGGAGGTTCTGGTAAAGCGCAAACCTGCCGAGCCTGTGATTCATCAGCCTCTT CACCTAAGCAAACGCGCACGTCGTAACCGCAAGTCCCCTACTCAGAGAGCTGCCTTTCAAGAAACTAATATCTCTCCTGATAATTTCATATACCCGGTCTTCATTCATCAAG GTGAGGtagacattccgataaaaacgATGCCCGGACGTTACATGCTTGGTTGGAGACACGGCCTCATTGAAGAA GTTGCAAAGGCAAGAGATGTTGGTGTGAATAGCATAATGTTGTATCCTAAAGTTCCTGATACGTTAAAG TCTCCAATAGGAGAAGAGGCTTTCAACGACAATGGTCTAGTGCAACGAACAGTTGGTCTTCTTAAAGATAGATTCCCTGATCTC GTTATTTACACCGATGTCAATTTTGACGAGTACTCTTCCAGTGGCCATGGTGGGATCATAGGAGAAGATG GTGTGATATTGAACGATGAAACGATTCACCAACTGCGCAAACAAGCAGTTTCTCAGGCTCGAGCTGGAGCAGATGTTGTTTGTACCAGTGAGATGTTAGATGGTCGTGTTGGTGCGGTTCGTGCAGCTCTGGATGCTAAGGGTTTTCACCATGTTTCCATCATGTCTTACTCTGTCAA GTATACAAGTTCATTGTATGGCCGTTTTCGCAAAGTGCAATTGGACAAGAAAAC TTATCAGATAAACCCAGCAAATTCAAGAGAGGCATTGATGGAAGCACGGGAAGATGAAGCTGAAGGAGCAGATATCCTAATGGTGAAGCCAGCTCTTCCTTCTCTCGATATCATACGTTTATTGAAGGATCAAACTCTGTTACCCATTGGAGCTTGCCAGGTTTCTGGTGAGTACTCAATGATAAAAGCCGCAGGACTTCTGAAAATGATCGATGAGGAAAAAGTTATGATGGAGTCATTGATCTGCTTACGCCGAGCTGGTGCCGATCTCATTCTTACTTACTTTGCCCTTCAAGCTGCTACAATACTATGCGGCGAAAATTAA